The Streptomyces sp. GSL17-111 region GGCGGCACGATCACCGGCGAGCACGGCGTCGGGCTGCTGAAGAAGGAGTGGCTGGCCCGCGAGCTGGGCCCCGTCGGCCTGGAGCTCCAGCGCGGCGTCAAGCAGGTCTTCGACCCCCTCGGCCTCCTCAACCCGGGCAAGCTCTTCTGACGGCGCACCGGAGTTCCGGGCCGACGGGGGCTCAGCCGCCCGACTCCTCGCCCAGCAGGGCGCACAGGGCCTCGTCCAGCCCCAGCTCCGCCGACTCGCGTCCCGGTGGCACCAGCCGCAGCGTCCGCTCCACCCAGGCCGCCACCGGACCGGCGGGCGCCTGGAGCAGCGCCTCCCCCTCCGGCGAGCTGAGCGCCACGCACACCTCGTTGCGCCGCTGCGGCCGTCCGCCGTGCCCGCCGGAGAGCGGCCACACCCGCACGTCCCCGTGGCCGCTCGGCCGGAAGACGCCCTCCACCAGCAGCTCCCGGGCGAACGTCCAGTGCACGGGGCTGTCGGAGCCGATGTGGAAGGAGACGTGCACGGCGTAGGGGTCGTCGGTGCGGTACAGGAGCTTCGCCGGAACCGCGACACTGCGCTCCGGAGACAGCACCAGGACCATCTCCAGCTCTCGTTCGACGGTGGTGTGCATGCGCGTAGACCCTTCCTCGGATGCTGCGGTGACGCAGGACTGCACCCGGTTAGAGCGCGTACCCGGCGGATCATTACGCGACTTCGGGAGTGAATCGGCGCACGTCTGTCCGAAGAGGTTCGGCGGGTGACGGCCGGAGGTGTTTTTGCGCCCGAAGTGATGGGGTCGGCCGACGCCCCGGCAACCCCCTGGCCGACTCTGGTAGATGTGGACGCTGCAACCCACCTTCGGCCAAGCAGATACGGGACCGGACAGATGAGCGCGCCACCCTCGGCATCCGCCAACGGCAGCACCCCCGCAGGCTATTACCCCGACCCGTCCATCCCGGGGTACGTCCGCTACTGGGACGGCGTCGCGTGGGTACCGGGCACCAGCCGCCCCGCTCCGCGCGCCGGGGAGCCGTCCCCGCCGCCGCCCGCCGGGGCCCGCGAGGCCGCGCCGCTCCCCGGCGGGGTGCCGACCGCGCCGCCCCCCGCGCCCCCCGCACCCGCGGGGCCCGCACCCGCGGGGCCCGCCGCGCGGCAGGATGTCGTTCCGCGGGACGCCGCGCCCGGTGCGGAGTCGCAGGACGCCGTTCCGGGTCCGCGTGAGGAGACCGGGCCCGTCTTCCTGGACGAGGCGCCCGAACCGGCAGCCGAACCGGCGCCCGGGCCGGTCTCGGCCTGGCGGGCGGACGCCTCCCGGCAGTCCGGCTTCGGCGCCGAGCCCGAGCGGGTCTCCTGGGGGGCCACGCCCTCCGACACCGCCGCGTCCGCAGAGCCCGCAGAGCCCGCCGCGTCCGCCGAGCGCCCCGGGCCGACCGGGCGTCCGGAGGCACCGGCCGACGACCGCCCGGCCGGTGGTCCGCCCGCCGGCTCCTCCGCCGGCCCGCCCGTCCCGGACCCCCGGGGCGGCTGGCTGCGGCCGGAACCGGCCGCCCCGGTGCGGGAGGCCCCGCCGTCCACGGCGCCGCAGGAGGCGCGTCCGGCGCCGACCTCGCGGTCGGACGCCACGTTCACCCTGCGGGCGGCCCGGCCGGCCGGCCCGTCGCAGACCGGTGCGGAGGCCCGGCCGCCCGCCGCTCCCGCGCCCGCCCCGGCCCCCGCGCCCGCCCCGGCCCCCGTAGCGCCGGAACCGGTGCGGCAGCCGCCCGCCGGGCGGGAGCAGCCCGGCGGCTGGGCGCAGCAGGTCCGCGAGCTCGCCCGGCCCGAGGAGGCGGAGGGCGGCGCCGGTCCGGTCACGCCCTGGCGGCCGCCGGTCAGCGACCCGTTCCTCCAGGCCGCGCAGGAGCAGGCCCGACCCGCTCCCCTCGGCCGTCGGCTGGCGGCCCGGCTCATCGACTCACTCGTGCAGGGGGCCGTCGCCGGGGCCGTGGCCGCGCCGTTCGTCCCCAAGGCACTCGACCACTGGCGCGCCCAGGTGGACGCGGCCGAACAGGCCGGCGTCACGCGGGAGATCTGGCTGATCGACGGCACCACCGGCGGCTACCTCGCCGTCGTGGTGGGTGCCTTCCTGCTCTTCGGCCTGCTGTACGAAGCCCTCCCCACGGCGCGTTGGGGTCGCACGCTCGGGAAGAAGGTGTGCGGCGTGCAGGTCCTGCGGATGGCGGAGCAGACCCCGCCCGGCTTCGGCGCGGCGGCGGTGCGCTGGCTGGTGCACGGCGCGCTGGCGCTCGTGGTGCTCGGCCTGCTGAACGTCGCCTGGTGCCTGTTCGACCGGCCGTGGCGGCAGTGCTGGCACGACAAGGCCGCCGGCACGTTCGTCGGACGTCCGACGGCCGGGGGCGTGCGGCTGGGCTGACGGGTCTGACGGGCCTTGACGGGGCTGCCGGTCCGGGGCGTTCCCCCGGACGGCCCGTGCGGGATGCGGGGCGCGGAACGGCACGATGCACTCGGGCCATGAGCACCGACCAGCCGCGCCCCGGTGGGGAGCCCCCGGAGGAGGACCCGTTCCGCAAGCCGCCGCAGGCGCCGCCGCCCCCCGGCTCCGGCGTCCCCCACGACCAGGGCCCGCCTCCCGGCGGCCCGTACGGCCAGGGGCCCTCCGGCCAGGAACCGCCCGCCCAGGGGCCGTACGGCGGCCAGGGCGGCCAGGGCCAGTACGGCGGCCAGGGCGGGCCGGGCGGGTACGGCGAGTACGGCTACGGGCCGCCGAGCCCGCTCGCCGGGATGCCGCCGCTCGCGTCGCGCGGCAAGCGGCTGCTCGCCCGCATCATCGACTGGCTGGTCGTGGCCGTCCCCGTGCTCATCGTCACCGGGCTGCTGTTCAACACCTGGGTGATCGACACGGACGGTTCGGAAACCGCCTACGACGGGTCGGACTTCGCGCAGACGATCATCTACACCCTCGTCTACTTCCTCTACGAGGGGCTGATGCTGACCACCCGGGGGCAGACGCTCGGCAAGATGGCCATGCGCATCCGGGTCGCCATGCTCGACGACGGTGCGCTGCCGGCCGGGAACCCCGGCTGGTTCCGCGCGGCGGTGTACTCACTGCCGACCGTCGTACCGTGCCTGGGGTTCCTCTTCTGGCTCGTCAACGTCCTGTGGTGCACGTGGGACCAGCCGTACCACCAGTGCCTGCACGACAAGGCGGCGAAGACGGTCGTGGTCCGGGCCTGACGCCGAGCGCACGAGTTCGCGACCCACACGGGCGTCCTTGACGCCGAACCTATCGTTAATCGATAGTATCGATAAACGATAGGGAGAGGGTTGTGGAAACGAGGAGATGGTGGACCCGGGCCGATGACCGGCTGCTCGTATGGGGTCTGGGGCTCGCGCTGCTGCTGGTCGGGTCGTTCGGGGTGCTCCTTCCGGCCCTCGGGGTGGCCGGGGTCGTCGCCCCGAGGGACACCCGGGGCGTCACGATCGACGGCGCCGCACGGCTGCCCGACACCGGCGCGGACGGAGCGGTGCGCCTCGACGGGACCCGGCAGGCGGAGATCACGATCGCCGACCCGGACCTGCAACAACGTCTGTGGCTCGCGCTGCCCGAGATCGCCGGCGGTCTCCTGCTCGCCCTGGTCCTCGTGCTCCTGCTCCGGGTGGCGCGCGGGCTGCGCGACGGCGACGTCTTCGTGCCGGAGAACGCGCGGCGGCTGGTCGTCATCGCCGTGGCCGTCATCGTGGCCGGCGCGTTCGGCCCGCTGCTCCAGGCCGGGACGACGGCTCTGCTGCTGCGGGGGACGTCGGCCGCTGAACTGGTTCCGTTCTCCTACGAGTTCTCCTTCGCCTACCTGCTGCTGTCCTTCCTCGTCGCCGCCCTGGCGGAGGTGTTCCGGCGGGGAGCGGGGCTCCGGGCCGACACCGAGGGGCTCGTCTGATGCCCACGGTCGACGAGCCGCAGATCCGGGTGCACCTGGACCGCCTGCTGGAGCAGGAGGGCATCACCCTGGCCGAACTGGCGACCAGGGTCGGCGTCACGGTCGCCAACCTGTCGGTGCTGAAGAACGACCGGGCCAGGGCGATCCGGTTCAGCACGCTGAGTGCGATCTGCCGGGAGCTGGACTGCCAGCCCGGCGACCTGCTCAGCTACCGCCCGGGCCCGGGCACCTGAGGCACCGGGCGCCCGGGGGAGGGGCGGCTCAGCGGCGCAGCGAGGGCTCCGGCAGCGGCCGCTCGACGGCGGGTCGGGCGGCCGAGGTGTGCACCGCCGCCCGGGGCAGCGCCGGACCGGTCTGTGCGGCACGGGTCCTGGCCGGGACGGTGAGGGAGACGATCAGCCCGAGGACGAGCGAACCGCTCGCGATGAGGACGGCTCCGGTGCCCGACTCCGTCCGGGTGAGCAGGAGGAGGACGACGGCTGTCAGCATGACGGTCGCGAAACCGTAGGCGATCTGGGCGGGGCTCGGGCGCGGCATGGCGGAATCCGTCCTCGGGGGGTCAGCTGCGGTGGTCGGTCAGGTCAGGCGCGGCCGTCGAACGACTCTACGATGCGAGATGCCCGCGAGGAACGGTGAGTAAGCGTGACCTGACCCACGGCGCCGGTGCACGGGGGGCGCACGGAGTCGTACCCGCGTCGGACGGAGGACGTCTTACGGTCGAGATCCGATCAAAAATCCTCACACGGCTGACAGTTGTGGTCACGACGCAGACGAGATCAGCAACGTACCGGTTTGACGTGTCTAAAACAAGATCTGTCTTTTCTTGTTTCGCTCCTGTCCAATGCCTCCCGTCAAGTCACCGTGCTTGCAGGGGAGGACATCACACCCGTGATCAGATCAAATCGATCCATAAGATCGAGGACAACGGCGCTGGCCACCGCCGTCGCCGCGATGGGCGCAGCGGTCGTCATGCTGCCCGGTACCGGAGCGCAGGCCCAGGAACCGGCGAACGACCACACGACGCACCCGCAGGCGGCCGACGGCCACGCCTCGCATGTGGACCACAACCTCGAAGGTCCGCTCACCCACCAGCAGAACGCCCAGAAGCAGGCGGCGCTCCAGCGGCTGGCGTCCGGTGAGAAGCCGGTGGAGCGCAACGGCTCCAAGGTCATGAAGCTCGACGACGAGAAGTACGTCGAGATGGAGCAGGTCAAGACCGACAAGATCTTCACGATCCTGATCGAGTTCGGCGACAAGATCGACCCGCAGTACGGCGGTACCCCCGGTCCGCTGCACAACGAGATCGCCGAGCCGGACCGCGACGAGGACAACACCACGCTGTGGCAGGAGGACTTCGACCGCGAGCACTTCACCGACATCTACTTCGGTGACGGCCCGGGCAGCGTGAAGACCTACTTCGAGACGCAGTCCTCGGGGAAGTACTCGGTCGACGGCACCGTCTCCGACTGGGTCAAGGTCGAGTACAACGAGGCCCGTTACGGCAACAACGCCTGTGGCCAGAGCAACTGCCCCACCGTGTGGGACGCCGTCCGGGACGGCGTCAACCAGTGGACCGAGGACCAGAAGGCCGCCGGCAAGTCCACCGAGGACATCAAGGCGCAGCTCGCCGAGTACGACGTCTGGGACCGTTACGACCACGACGGCGACGGCGACTTCAACGAGCCGGACGGCTACCTGGACCACTTCCAGTTCGTCCACGCCGGTGAGGACGAGTCGGCCGGTGGCGGCGCGCAGGGCGAGGACGCCATCTGGGCGCACCGCTGGTACGCCTACGGCACCGACTACGGCAAGACCGGCCCGGAGTTCAACAAGGCCGGTGGCACCGAGATCGGTGACACGGGCGTGTGGGTCGGCGACTACACCGTCCAGCCGGAGAACGGCGGCCTCGGCGTCTTCGCGCACGAGTACGCCCACGACCTGGGCCTGCCGGACCTCTACGACACCTCGGGCACCGGCGAGTCCGCCGTCGCCTACTGGTCGCTGATGTCCTCCGGTTCCTGGCTGGGCAAGGGCGAGGACGCCATCGGTGACTGGGCCGGCGAGATGACGGCCTGGGACAAGCTGATGCTGGGCTGGCTCGACTACGACACGGCCAAGGCCGCGACGACGTCCTTCCACACCCTCGCGCCGCAGGGCGACGAGCCCGACGCGACGAAGCGCAAGGGCGCCCAGGCGGTGCTCGTGGAGCTCCCGGAGAAGGAGCTCACCACGACCGTCGTCAAGCCGGCGGCCGGTGAGACGCAGTGGTGGAGCGGCAGCGGTGACGACCTCACCAACTCCCTGACCCGCAGCGTCGACCTGACCGGCAAGACCGGTGACGCGGCCCTGTCGCTCAAGGGCTGGTGGGAGATCGAGGCCGGGTACGACTACCTCTACACCCAGGTCTCCACCGACGGCGGCACCACCTGGAACGCGCTGGACGGCACCGTGAACGGCGAGCCGATCGGCCGGGACGGCAGTGACACCCCGGCGCTGGACGGCGAGTCCGGCGGCTACGTCGACCTCGTCTACAACCTCGACGACTACGTCGGCCAGGAGTTCGACCTGCGGTTCTTCTACCGCACGGACGGCGGCGTGGCCGAGATGGGCTTCGCGGCCGACGAGATCTCCCTCGTGGTCGACGGCGAGCTCGTCCTGGAGGACGGCGCCGAGGACGGCGACGCCGGCTGGACCGCGAAGGGCTTCACCCGCATCGGTGAGTCCTTCACCAAGTCCTACCCGCAGTACTACATCGCCGAGAGCCGCCAGTACACGGGCTACGACGAGACCCTGCAGACCGGCCCGTACAACTTCGGCTTCCCGGACCGTCCCAACTGGGTCGAGCACTTCAAGTACCAGCGCGGCCTGCTGGTCTGGCTGTGGGACACCTCGCAGGCGGACAACAACGTCGGTGTCCACCCCGGTGAGGGTCTGATCCTCCCCGTCGACGCCCACGCCAAGCCCCTGAAGTGGTCGGACGGTTCGCTCATGCGCAACCGCATCCAGGGCTTCGACTCGACGTTCAGCTGGTACCCGACGTGGGGCTTCACGCTCCACAAGGGCGGTGAGCCGACGAAGATCAAGAGCCACCTGCCCAAGCCGGTCTTCGACGACCGCACCGGGTCCTACTGGTCCGAGGAGAACCCCACGCACAGCGTGAAGGTGCCCGACACCAACACCCGCATCACGATCCTGAACCAGCCGTGGAGCGGGAAGCACATGAAGATCATGGTCGGCCCCTCCACGTGGTGGTGATCATGATCTGAGCGTCCGTGATCGTACGCGTACGGTCATGGCCGCAGGTCAGCACAGGAACGGCCGTCGCCCTCTAGCGGGCGGCGGCCGTTCGCGTTTCAATGCGTGGTGACCACCGGACACGACCGAACGGGGAACTTGATCATGACAGGAGGCGGGTACGCTCGTCAGCCGGACGGGAGCGTCGTCGTGGCGCTGAGCCTGGCGGGGCCGGGCGGTGCGCAGGCGGGACGCATCCGCGTCCTGGTGCGCGCCGGGAACCGCGCCCGCGCGCTGACGCGGCTACGCAACCTGGGGCTGCGCGCCGTCTACCTGCGCGGCAACGCCGAGCCGCCGACGCCCGACGAGGTGACCGCCGTCCTGCACCACCCGGACGGGCTGGTCTGGCGGGAGGCCGTGGCGGCCGAGCCCGGGTTCTGGCAGCCGGCGACCATGCTGCCGAGGCCGCGTGCCGCCGCCCCGGCGGGAGGCTGACGGCGTACGGGCCGGGCCGGTGCCCCCACGGGCGCGCCGGCCCGCCGCGCGGGAGGGCCGTCAGCCGACGGGCGCGCCGGTCAGCTCGACGCCCGCCGCGCGGAGCTCGTCCGCCGCCGTGGCGGCCGTCGCGGGGGAGACCGCGGCCGTCAGGTTCAGGAGCACCCGGGTGCGGAAGCCCTCGCGGGCCGCGTCCAGGGCCGTGGCCCGTACGCAGTGGTCCGTGGCGATGCCGACGACGTCGACCTCCGTCACGTCGCGCTCCCGCAGCCAGCGGGCCAGCGGGACGCGGTGCTCGTCCGCGCCCTCGAAACCGCTGTACGCGGCCGTGTGGTGCCCCTTGTCGAAGACGGCGTCGATGGCGCCCGAGGCGACCACCGGGGCGAAGTTGGGGTGGAACCCGACACCCTCCGTCCCGGCGACACAGTGGGCCGGCCAGGACCGCGCGTAGTCGGGTCGCTCCGAGAAGTGGTCCCCCGGGTCGATGTGGTGGTCCCGCGTGGCGACGACGTGCCGGTACCCGGCCGCCGCGTCCCCGACCAGGTCCGTGATGGCGGCGGCGACGGCGGCACCGCCGGTCACCGCGAGGCTTCCGCCCTCGCAGAAGTCGTTCTGCACGTCGACGACGATCAGTGCCCGGTGCATGATGCGGACCCTTCGAACGGTGTGCGGTGGAGTTGCGGACCGGTGACGGCCGGTACTCCCGAGCCTAGACAGCCGGGGCCGGCCTGGGGAGGGCGGGCGGCACGGTCGACGGGGTGCCGTCCCGGCGCACCGCCGCTCCTCAGGGCGTGACGTACTCCGTGGCGAGCACCGGGTCGCCCGCCGAGAGCTGGGTGGCCGACAGCGGCAGCGCGGCGCGGGCCCTGCGGTGCCGGTCCCGGGGGACGTCCAGCGGCTCGCGCGCGAGGACGCGGCCTCCGCGCACCAGCTCGACGCCGACCCGGTGCCCGGCCAGCTCCGGGGGCACCGGGCCGGTGCCGACCACCTCCGCCTCGGCGATCCCGTCGGCGTCCGGCCGTCGGGCGGCCCACTTGGCGCCGCCGACCGACAGCTTGCCGCCCATCGACTTCTTGGCCACCGGGCGCAGCGGCGCGTCCGGCCGGTCGCCGTCGGCGCGGGCGACCAGCTTGTAGACCATCGAGCACGTGGGGTGGCCGCTGCCGGTCACGAGCCGGGTGCCCACGCCGTAGGCGTCCACGGGGGCGGCGGCGAGCGAGGCGATGGCGTACTCGTCCAGGTCGGAGGTGACGATGATGCGTGTCTTGTCCGCCCCCAGCTCGTCCAGCTGCTGGCGCACGCGGTGGGCCAGCAGCAGCAGGTCCCCGGAGTCGATGCGGACGGCGCCCAGCTCCGGGCCGGCCACCTCGACGGCGGTGCGGACGGCGGTGGCGACGTCGTACGTGTCGACCAGCAGCGTCGTCCCGCGACCCATCGAGTCGACCTGGGCGACGAAGGCGTCCCGCTCGGTGTCGTGCAGCAGGGTGAACGCGTGCGCGCTGGTGCCCACCGTGGGGATGCCGTAGCGGAACCCGGCGGCGAGGTCGGAGGTGGAGGAGAAACCGCCGACGTAGGCGGCCCGGGCCGCCGCGACCGCCGAGAGCTCGTGCGTGCGGCGCGCGCCCATCTCCACCAGCGGCCGGTCACCGGCGGCGACGGCCATCCGGGACGCGGCGGCGGCCACGGCCGAGTCGTGGTTGAGGATCGACAGGATCACGGTCTCCAGCAGCACGCACTCGGCGAAGCTCCCCTCCACCCGCAGGACCGGCGAGCCGGGGAAGTACACCTCTCCCTCGGGGTAGCCGTGGATGTCCCCCCGGAACCGGTAGTCGGCGAGCCAGCGCAGGGTGGGCTCGTCCACGACGCGCTGGGCGCGCAGGTAGTCCAGCACGGCGTCCTCGAAGCGGAAGTTCTCGACGGCGTCGAGCACCCGCCCGGTGCCCGCGACGACGCCGTAGCGGCGCCCCTCGGGCAGCCTGCGGGTGAAGACCTCGAACACCGAGCGGCGGTGCGCCGTACCCCCGCGCAGGGCCGCCTGCACCATCGTCAGCTCGTAGTGGTCGGTGAACAGCGCGGTCGAGGGCACGGCGACCGGCAGACCCAGCTCTCCAGCAACGTCCATGCGGCGATGCTACCGCAGATTTCGTCAGTGTGACGATATAGGGGTCCGCAGTCCGTTTCCCGGCGCCTGTCGCCCCGTTGGCGCGGGGCGTTTGCGCACCCACCCCCGGGCGGTGGCAGCATGGAACCCGTGACCGTACCCCTGGAGATCGAACGGACCGAGGCGAGCGAGGCCGCCGAGGCGGTGCCCGAGCCCGACGTCCCCTGGGTGACGGTCGTGCACAACGACCCGGTCAACCTCATGAGCTACGTGACCTACGTCTTCCAGGCGTACTTCGGCTACCCGAAGGACAAGGCCCACCGGCTCATGCTCGACGTCCACCACAAGGGCCGCGCGATCGTCTCCAGCGGCACCCGCGAGGAGATGGAGCGCGACGTGCAGGCGATGCACGGCTACGGCCTGTGGGCGACCCTGCAGCAGGAGCGCTGATGGCGGCCCAGTTCGAGCCCTCGGCCAGTGTGCGCGGGGGCGCGGTGATCGCGCTGGACGAGCTGGAGATCTCCATCCTGCGCAGCCTCACCGTGCAGCTGCTGGAGCTCATCGGCCCGGGCGACGAGCCCGCCGCGGACGACGACCCGCTGGCGGAGCTGTTCGCCGACGGGCCCAGTGAGCCGCCCAGCGATCCCGCGCTCGCCCGCCTCTTCCCGGACGCCTACACCGGCCCGGGGGAGCGCCAGGACCGGGCGGCCCGCGAGGCGGGC contains the following coding sequences:
- a CDS encoding SsgA family sporulation/cell division regulator — encoded protein: MHTTVERELEMVLVLSPERSVAVPAKLLYRTDDPYAVHVSFHIGSDSPVHWTFARELLVEGVFRPSGHGDVRVWPLSGGHGGRPQRRNEVCVALSSPEGEALLQAPAGPVAAWVERTLRLVPPGRESAELGLDEALCALLGEESGG
- a CDS encoding RDD family protein is translated as MSAPPSASANGSTPAGYYPDPSIPGYVRYWDGVAWVPGTSRPAPRAGEPSPPPPAGAREAAPLPGGVPTAPPPAPPAPAGPAPAGPAARQDVVPRDAAPGAESQDAVPGPREETGPVFLDEAPEPAAEPAPGPVSAWRADASRQSGFGAEPERVSWGATPSDTAASAEPAEPAASAERPGPTGRPEAPADDRPAGGPPAGSSAGPPVPDPRGGWLRPEPAAPVREAPPSTAPQEARPAPTSRSDATFTLRAARPAGPSQTGAEARPPAAPAPAPAPAPAPAPVAPEPVRQPPAGREQPGGWAQQVRELARPEEAEGGAGPVTPWRPPVSDPFLQAAQEQARPAPLGRRLAARLIDSLVQGAVAGAVAAPFVPKALDHWRAQVDAAEQAGVTREIWLIDGTTGGYLAVVVGAFLLFGLLYEALPTARWGRTLGKKVCGVQVLRMAEQTPPGFGAAAVRWLVHGALALVVLGLLNVAWCLFDRPWRQCWHDKAAGTFVGRPTAGGVRLG
- a CDS encoding RDD family protein, producing MSTDQPRPGGEPPEEDPFRKPPQAPPPPGSGVPHDQGPPPGGPYGQGPSGQEPPAQGPYGGQGGQGQYGGQGGPGGYGEYGYGPPSPLAGMPPLASRGKRLLARIIDWLVVAVPVLIVTGLLFNTWVIDTDGSETAYDGSDFAQTIIYTLVYFLYEGLMLTTRGQTLGKMAMRIRVAMLDDGALPAGNPGWFRAAVYSLPTVVPCLGFLFWLVNVLWCTWDQPYHQCLHDKAAKTVVVRA
- a CDS encoding DUF2975 domain-containing protein; amino-acid sequence: METRRWWTRADDRLLVWGLGLALLLVGSFGVLLPALGVAGVVAPRDTRGVTIDGAARLPDTGADGAVRLDGTRQAEITIADPDLQQRLWLALPEIAGGLLLALVLVLLLRVARGLRDGDVFVPENARRLVVIAVAVIVAGAFGPLLQAGTTALLLRGTSAAELVPFSYEFSFAYLLLSFLVAALAEVFRRGAGLRADTEGLV
- a CDS encoding helix-turn-helix domain-containing protein; this encodes MPTVDEPQIRVHLDRLLEQEGITLAELATRVGVTVANLSVLKNDRARAIRFSTLSAICRELDCQPGDLLSYRPGPGT
- a CDS encoding immune inhibitor A domain-containing protein; translated protein: MGAAVVMLPGTGAQAQEPANDHTTHPQAADGHASHVDHNLEGPLTHQQNAQKQAALQRLASGEKPVERNGSKVMKLDDEKYVEMEQVKTDKIFTILIEFGDKIDPQYGGTPGPLHNEIAEPDRDEDNTTLWQEDFDREHFTDIYFGDGPGSVKTYFETQSSGKYSVDGTVSDWVKVEYNEARYGNNACGQSNCPTVWDAVRDGVNQWTEDQKAAGKSTEDIKAQLAEYDVWDRYDHDGDGDFNEPDGYLDHFQFVHAGEDESAGGGAQGEDAIWAHRWYAYGTDYGKTGPEFNKAGGTEIGDTGVWVGDYTVQPENGGLGVFAHEYAHDLGLPDLYDTSGTGESAVAYWSLMSSGSWLGKGEDAIGDWAGEMTAWDKLMLGWLDYDTAKAATTSFHTLAPQGDEPDATKRKGAQAVLVELPEKELTTTVVKPAAGETQWWSGSGDDLTNSLTRSVDLTGKTGDAALSLKGWWEIEAGYDYLYTQVSTDGGTTWNALDGTVNGEPIGRDGSDTPALDGESGGYVDLVYNLDDYVGQEFDLRFFYRTDGGVAEMGFAADEISLVVDGELVLEDGAEDGDAGWTAKGFTRIGESFTKSYPQYYIAESRQYTGYDETLQTGPYNFGFPDRPNWVEHFKYQRGLLVWLWDTSQADNNVGVHPGEGLILPVDAHAKPLKWSDGSLMRNRIQGFDSTFSWYPTWGFTLHKGGEPTKIKSHLPKPVFDDRTGSYWSEENPTHSVKVPDTNTRITILNQPWSGKHMKIMVGPSTWW
- a CDS encoding isochorismatase family protein encodes the protein MHRALIVVDVQNDFCEGGSLAVTGGAAVAAAITDLVGDAAAGYRHVVATRDHHIDPGDHFSERPDYARSWPAHCVAGTEGVGFHPNFAPVVASGAIDAVFDKGHHTAAYSGFEGADEHRVPLARWLRERDVTEVDVVGIATDHCVRATALDAAREGFRTRVLLNLTAAVSPATAATAADELRAAGVELTGAPVG
- a CDS encoding nicotinate phosphoribosyltransferase, whose protein sequence is MDVAGELGLPVAVPSTALFTDHYELTMVQAALRGGTAHRRSVFEVFTRRLPEGRRYGVVAGTGRVLDAVENFRFEDAVLDYLRAQRVVDEPTLRWLADYRFRGDIHGYPEGEVYFPGSPVLRVEGSFAECVLLETVILSILNHDSAVAAAASRMAVAAGDRPLVEMGARRTHELSAVAAARAAYVGGFSSTSDLAAGFRYGIPTVGTSAHAFTLLHDTERDAFVAQVDSMGRGTTLLVDTYDVATAVRTAVEVAGPELGAVRIDSGDLLLLAHRVRQQLDELGADKTRIIVTSDLDEYAIASLAAAPVDAYGVGTRLVTGSGHPTCSMVYKLVARADGDRPDAPLRPVAKKSMGGKLSVGGAKWAARRPDADGIAEAEVVGTGPVPPELAGHRVGVELVRGGRVLAREPLDVPRDRHRRARAALPLSATQLSAGDPVLATEYVTP
- the clpS gene encoding ATP-dependent Clp protease adapter ClpS; the encoded protein is MEPVTVPLEIERTEASEAAEAVPEPDVPWVTVVHNDPVNLMSYVTYVFQAYFGYPKDKAHRLMLDVHHKGRAIVSSGTREEMERDVQAMHGYGLWATLQQER